One region of Paucibacter aquatile genomic DNA includes:
- a CDS encoding type IV pilin protein, which produces MNTAPAVAPKSSTAAAPAYRRARPTAAQTGFTLVELMIAVVVLGILAAIAIPSYTSYVNKSRAKSGSADLAALALNMENRYQLQLSYPVNAAGTVATTTMFPAWAPTQSAYFNYTLVSTATSYTLTATGKGSLASCVLTLNNSNTRTATNACGFTTW; this is translated from the coding sequence TTGAACACTGCTCCTGCTGTTGCCCCCAAGTCCTCGACGGCCGCGGCCCCGGCCTATCGCCGCGCGCGGCCCACTGCGGCACAGACCGGTTTCACTCTGGTCGAGTTGATGATTGCCGTGGTCGTGCTGGGCATCCTGGCCGCCATCGCCATCCCCTCCTACACCAGCTATGTCAACAAAAGCCGCGCCAAGAGCGGCAGCGCCGACCTCGCCGCCCTGGCGCTGAACATGGAGAACCGCTATCAGCTGCAGCTGAGCTATCCGGTCAATGCTGCCGGCACGGTGGCCACCACCACCATGTTCCCCGCCTGGGCCCCCACGCAATCGGCCTACTTCAACTACACCCTGGTCAGTACGGCCACCAGCTACACCCTGACCGCCACCGGCAAGGGCAGTCTGGCCAGCTGTGTGCTGACCCTGAACAACAGCAACACGCGCACCGCCACCAATGCCTGTGGCTTCACGACATGGTGA
- a CDS encoding pilus assembly FimT family protein → MVIRASLGTRQCGVSLIEMMVTIAIMMLLALAVAPFSASWGAQAYMRQSQTLLMQGMSQLKALALRNPSASSAGASAVMISIPGKLCVASGVPAALNCTAAAWTSNPPASIQVNGADSQCVALDSAGMPIAATVAGTVCGTALSFRVSRGSEAPLDGTLN, encoded by the coding sequence ATGGTGATCCGCGCATCGTTGGGCACGAGGCAATGCGGGGTGTCGCTGATCGAAATGATGGTGACCATTGCCATCATGATGCTGCTGGCCCTGGCCGTCGCGCCGTTCTCGGCCTCCTGGGGCGCCCAGGCCTATATGCGCCAGAGCCAGACCTTGCTGATGCAGGGCATGAGCCAGCTCAAGGCCCTGGCGCTGCGCAATCCGAGCGCCAGCAGCGCCGGCGCCTCGGCGGTGATGATCAGCATTCCCGGCAAGCTCTGCGTCGCCAGCGGCGTGCCTGCCGCACTGAACTGCACGGCCGCGGCCTGGACCTCCAACCCGCCAGCCAGCATCCAGGTCAACGGCGCTGACAGCCAGTGCGTGGCGCTGGACAGCGCAGGCATGCCGATCGCGGCCACGGTGGCCGGCACCGTGTGCGGCACCGCCCTGAGTTTTCGCGTCAGCCGCGGCTCTGAAGCCCCGCTCGATGGCACGCTCAACTGA
- a CDS encoding type IV pilus modification PilV family protein yields the protein MTETSPTVSHACVPGRSARRRGERGDALIESLIAMVLLGVIGLGLVYAVSRAMVAQKYQKGQSLAIQSIRADLQGAGVANGCPATGASTSSSNLSLGGSLQVSGVQKTCTITAVTVTVNGVAKATSLPQIQYAADAQTLFGPGTLTVSN from the coding sequence ATGACAGAGACCTCTCCCACCGTCTCTCACGCCTGCGTACCGGGCAGATCCGCTCGCCGGCGCGGCGAGCGCGGCGATGCCTTGATCGAGTCCTTGATCGCCATGGTGTTGCTGGGCGTGATCGGCCTGGGCCTGGTCTACGCCGTCAGCCGCGCCATGGTCGCGCAGAAGTACCAAAAGGGACAAAGCCTGGCCATCCAGAGCATCCGCGCCGATCTGCAAGGCGCAGGTGTGGCCAATGGCTGCCCGGCCACCGGCGCAAGCACCAGCAGCAGCAACCTCAGCCTCGGCGGAAGCCTGCAGGTTTCGGGTGTGCAAAAGACCTGCACCATCACGGCCGTGACGGTCACCGTCAACGGTGTGGCCAAGGCCACCAGCCTGCCGCAGATCCAATACGCTGCCGATGCCCAGACCTTGTTCGGGCCTGGCACGCTGACGGTGAGCAATTGA